CTTGTTCATCGCCATGTAGAATGGTGCTGAACTGATTGGATACATATAAGCTTTGTCTCCAGCTTTACTTGCTTTTACAATGTTTTCATTGTTGACATCTTTAACAAAGTCATCTGTGAAGAGGTCATTCAAGTCAGCCAATTTACCATTTTTACCATATTGGATGATACGTCCTGGTGCGTCAAAAAGTACGTCTGGAGCTGTACCTGCTTCGATAGCTGTAGTGATCTTTTCTGGACCTGACTTAAAGTCGATTGTTTCCAATTTCACTTTTACATCTGGGTTTGCTTTTTCAAAGGCTTCGATGATAGATTTTTCATATGTTCCAACACCGTCACCAGTTTTTTCTTGTGTGAAGACTGGGAATGCCCACCAAGTGATTTCTGTTTTTCCGCTATCTCCACCAGATTTTCCAGCATCTTTACTTCCGCCAGAATTTCCACATGCAGCAAGACCAAGAATCGCAGCACCCGCAAGTACTGTACAAGCTAATTTTCTAAATTTCATCTGTATTCTCCTATGTAATAAGCGTATCCATATTGGATAATGAGTAAGATTGCATTTGTATACGTTTTCATTTCATCCGATGCATCCACCACTCTCCTCTGTTTTTTATTAAGTCAGTAAGTACTTATACTCTTCGAAAATCTCTTCAAACCATGCCAGCTTCGCCTTGGCGTACTCAAGTATAGCCTGCGCCTAGCTTCCTAGTTTGCTCTTTGATTTTCATTGAGTATTAATCATCTACACCTAAAATTTCATTAATACTATTTTTATATAAGATTGCTTTTGCTCCATATATTGCTTGAATACCACCCTTCACTTCTAAGACATCAACTGCACCAATTTGTTTTAAAAGTGCTTTATCAACTTGATGAACTTCTTTTACAGCTACACGTAAACGTGTCACACAAGCATCTACATCTTCTATATTATTTGATCCACCCAACGCTCTGATAATTTGTAGGCTATCCTGTTTTAAATGATCTGCAGTATTTGAAGTTGAATCTGTGGATTCAGAAATTTCTTTAGAATCTACTTCTTCTCCTCGTCCTGGCGTTAGAACGTTGAATTGAGTAATGAACCATCTAAAAACAATATAATACAGAACACTCCAAATAAGTCCAAATGGAATCTGAAGAACCCAATTCGTTTTAGCGTTCCCCTGCAAAATTCCAAATAAAGTAAAATCGATTACACCTCCTGAGAATGTGTTTCCTATTGAAATATTTAAGATGTCTGCAATAAAGAAGCTGACACCATCAAGGAATGCGTGTACAACATATAGAACCGGACTGACAAATAGAAACATAAATTCAATTGGTTCTGTAATACCGGTAATAAAAGATGTTAAAGCAACTCCAAAAAACAGACCCGCGTATTTTTTACGACGATTTTTAGGAACACTATGGTACATCGCTAAACAGGCAGCCGGTAAACCGAACATCATTGTTGAGAAACGACCTGCAAAAAACCTTGTTCCTTCTGTAAATAATCCAGAATGAGTCGGGTCGGCTAATTGAGCAAAAAATATTTTTTGAGCTCCAACCACTGTTTGTCCTGCAACAGTTTCAACACCACCAAGTTCAGTATACCAAAACATAGGGTAAATCATATGATGTAAGCCTACTGCTCCAGAAAGTCTCATTAAAAATCCATATAGAAAAGTTCCAATTGGGCCCGCCTGAGAAATATATCCACCTGTAGAAACAAGAAGTTGTTGAAAAGGTGGCCAAATAACAAAGAAGACAAAGCCAATTAAGATAGAAGAGAACGATGTAACAATAGGAACGAAGCGTGAACCCCCAAAGAATCCTAAAGCGGAAGGTAATTGAATATTGTTATATCGATTGTGCAAATATACGGCAACTATTCCGACAACTAATGCTCCAATAACTCCAGTATCAATTGCAGATCCTTCTGCCATAAAAAGTTTTACCAGAGCTTTAATCGTTGCAGTCATAACTAAGTAACCAGTTACTCCTGCTAGCGCAGCGGTTCCTTTATCTCGTTTCGCTAAGCCAATACATAATCCCACACAGAGAAGTAGTGATAAATTACTGAATACAACCTCTCCTGCAGAGCTCATTACTTGGAATATTGATTGAAAAAAACTATTGTCTAGTATTGGATAAGTTGCTATCGTGGTTGGGTTTGAAAGTGCACCACCAATCCCCAAAAGTAGACCTGCTGCAGGAAGTATAGCTATAGGTAACATAAAAGCTTTTCCAACTTTTTGTAAAACTTTAAACATAAAATTCCCCCTTACATCTTATTTTAGACCAGCAACGAATCGTTCTGTAATCTCTTTTGGTCTAGTAATAGCGCCACCAACAACAATACCTCGCACTCCGTATCCCAGGATTTGTTTGGCTTGTTCTGGTGTATGAATTTTCCCTTCTGCAATGACATCTACACCAGCATCACATAGTTTTTTGATCAATTCAAAATCGGGACCATCCACTTTAGGACTGTAAGATGTGTATCCTGACAAGGTTGTTCCGACAAAGTCGATTCCTGCTTCAACAGCTGCTAGTCCTTCTTCAAAAGTACTAGT
Above is a genomic segment from Streptococcus sp. SN-1 containing:
- a CDS encoding PTS transporter subunit EIIC, whose protein sequence is MFKVLQKVGKAFMLPIAILPAAGLLLGIGGALSNPTTIATYPILDNSFFQSIFQVMSSAGEVVFSNLSLLLCVGLCIGLAKRDKGTAALAGVTGYLVMTATIKALVKLFMAEGSAIDTGVIGALVVGIVAVYLHNRYNNIQLPSALGFFGGSRFVPIVTSFSSILIGFVFFVIWPPFQQLLVSTGGYISQAGPIGTFLYGFLMRLSGAVGLHHMIYPMFWYTELGGVETVAGQTVVGAQKIFFAQLADPTHSGLFTEGTRFFAGRFSTMMFGLPAACLAMYHSVPKNRRKKYAGLFFGVALTSFITGITEPIEFMFLFVSPVLYVVHAFLDGVSFFIADILNISIGNTFSGGVIDFTLFGILQGNAKTNWVLQIPFGLIWSVLYYIVFRWFITQFNVLTPGRGEEVDSKEISESTDSTSNTADHLKQDSLQIIRALGGSNNIEDVDACVTRLRVAVKEVHQVDKALLKQIGAVDVLEVKGGIQAIYGAKAILYKNSINEILGVDD